DNA from Deltaproteobacteria bacterium:
AGGATGCTGATAGTATCCTCAAAAAGGCGGAACTAATCTATGACTGGGTTATTGCAAATACATACAGAGACCCTAATGTCATAGGCTGCGGGATTGGCAGTGTGGAAAGGATACTGGCAGAAAAAGGCGGTAAGTGCGCTGACATAAGCGGCGTGTATGTTGCTCTGGCAAGGGCGGCAGGGGTTCCGGCAAGAGAGGTGTGGGGGTTAAGACTTGGGAAAAACCCAATTGAGGATATTACAGGCGGGCAGCACTGCTGGGCAGAGGTTTATCTCCCTGAGTATGGGTGGTTTCCACTTGACCCTGCTGATGTGAGAAAGGCTATGCTGGTAGAAAAACTTGAGATGGATAATCCAAAGACAAAGGAATACCGCAATTACTACTTTGGTGCTGTTGATGAATACAGGATTGTGCTTTCAAGGGGGACAAAGGGTTATAATTTGAATCCTCCGCAGAAGGGCGGCACCATAGCATACGGTTTTATGTATCCGTATGCTGAGATTGACGGCAAACCAGTAGACTGGCTTGCAGGACAAAAGGAATTAAAATATAAGATTACATTTCTATCTCTTTCCTCATCATAGCGATTGTTTTTTTATAGTCTTTGCTTCCAAATATCGCAGAGCCGGCAACAAATACATCTGCCCCTGCCCTTGAAACCTCACCTATATTTTCAATCTTTATTCCGCCGTCAACCTCAAGTTCAATCTTTAGTTCCCTTTCATCAATCATCCTTCTAACCTTTTTTATTTTGGATAGTGTTGACTTAATAAACCCCTGACCGCTGAAACCCGGGTTTACACTCATAATCAAGAT
Protein-coding regions in this window:
- a CDS encoding transglutaminase domain-containing protein produces the protein MFKKTMFFLALVLLIPAASYANEREGVVTFEIEVNAPENSRDVRLWVPYPQSDSEQTISDIKIDGNFTSSGVYTQKEAGDTAFYAEWKVPTKTKYLTMTFKAKAIERIKKSFPQNETAPPLEVKAFSEGSEFIPTDGKIKEIASGITKDADSILKKAELIYDWVIANTYRDPNVIGCGIGSVERILAEKGGKCADISGVYVALARAAGVPAREVWGLRLGKNPIEDITGGQHCWAEVYLPEYGWFPLDPADVRKAMLVEKLEMDNPKTKEYRNYYFGAVDEYRIVLSRGTKGYNLNPPQKGGTIAYGFMYPYAEIDGKPVDWLAGQKELKYKITFLSLSSS